The sequence below is a genomic window from Anopheles cruzii chromosome 3, idAnoCruzAS_RS32_06, whole genome shotgun sequence.
GTCAGCTAACAGACGCAACTTCCGTTTTCAATCGTTAAAATCggttttgtgaagttttttcgtgttttcagtatcatcggtgtctctacgatcacgtttgaagtcagcaaaccaacattttattattgcttctgatggagcggagtTCTTATAAGACTTTTCTAGTCATTGCTTCCCTTGAACGATATTTTtccccatcaagaagcagtgtaaaattaaaacactaaCTAGCACTAATTAAAAATGCGGCGAATGCAACGAGACTAGCGTCTGCTATGTGTAAGGCCCGatacttttcagcccatgtgctGATCTTCGATAGTTTTCACCCATTTTTGGCGTTGGAATCAATTTAAATGCATTTCTAAACAAACGGAGGATAAATGCCTTTCGTTTGTAGTAGTGATCCATCCAACCCCACCTTGTAACGtccggtttccgtttccctttTTGCAGAGACAaacgccaccgacgccgtGAAAGTGCCCCGCCGACGGTGGGCCAGAACCAGGATGTGGCTTACCTGGAAGCGTTGGCCAAGTTCAACGAGTGGAGGGCCCAGCAGCGCAACAGTGACATCGATGCGGCGGCGCTGCTCAACGTGGCCAATGGTGGTAGCGAATGCCCGCCGGTGCCCCGGCCGTCGCTAGCGTACCGCCCGATCAAGGAGGAAGGATCCGGCGACGATAGTGACTGCGAGTGTGACTTCAGCTCCGACATTGAGCTGGCGGCTGACGAGCGAATGCCGCTGAGCCGTACCGTCAGCAACTGCACCCGTCTGGAGGTGCCCAAATCGCCCCGCTACGCTCGCCATCACCGTGCTTCGACCGCAGTGGCCGCACCATCAGCAACGCCTCCGTTCGACGCGATTGCACCAAAGAAACCGCAGCGATCGGTCGAGTTTTACCGCAACATTACGCGCATCCCGGTGGACGGGCAGGACCACTGGAACAACACGCCGGTGGAAAAGAATCACTCGTCGGTCGATGTCCGCTTTTCGCTGCCCATCTCCGGTGCGGCGGCCGATCGAAGCAAGCTGAAGGGGAAGCGCCCGAAAGGGGCTTCCACCTGCTTCCCGAAGCCAAACAACACGATCCACGAGAACGAGGTGGCCGAGTTTGAGGCGCACCTGAACGGCACCGCCATCGGAGCGGATTCGTTCGGACAACCGAGTCCGCCGCGCCGCTTCTACAAGGACAACTCCAGCCCGTACGACAACGTGACCCCGAAGAAGCAGAGCAATCTGAAGCCACGTGCCGGTGGTCGCCTGTTTAAGGACAAGCCCGCTCCGCAGCCACCGAGTGTGGGGCGCGCGCAAAGCATGAAGCAAAGTACCGGGGCGGGTgcggaccgaccggccccgTCGAGCTGCCCGCAGGCCAAACACCCAGCAGCGGCTCGGCCCTACAGTGGTTCCGATTCGCCGCTGACCGGTTCGTACCGGAACTACGAGCTAAACTCGTCGTCGCTCTACGACGAGAACGTGATCTCGTCCCGTGCCTACCGTGGCTCGATGAAGGACCCATCCGTGCCGACGCCACCGAagcaccaccggaagtcgcTGTCCTATCAGACGGTCGTGAACAAGCACGGCGATCTGGTGGACTATGCGCTCCCTTTCAGCGATAATGCCGACACGACGGGTGAAACGGCACCGCAGGAGATcagccgggccaggccgggccaggaGACGCTGGCCGAGATCCGGCAGTGTGAGCAGTTGATCAACGACAACTTCCACTTCCTGCAGAGCAGCGCCGAGCTGCCGGACGATTCGACGAGCATCATCCTGGAGCCGATCAGTGTGCTGAAGGGTCGGTCCGGGCGCATCATTACCGATCTGGACCGATCGGCGGGCGCCAGCACGCTGAAGGAGGCCGATGAGCAGGACGCCCCGGTTCGATCGCCGGTCCTGGCCCCCCAGCTGTGCTCGCTACGGGAGGAACCGGAGGCGGACATATTGTTCGAGCTGGATTCGCTGCAAAAGTGGAGCAAAAGCATCCAGCAGTcggacgagctgctgcagaCGCGCTACAGTGACCGGAACCTGCTCGAGTGCTTCCGGCGCCGGGCTGGCAGCAATCTGGTGACGTGCTTCCCGAACGAGGTGCGCTACCGGGTGGGCAGCCTGCGGGCAGCGACGGCCGGTCCGCTCGAGTTTTCCTGCGGCCtgttccgtggcgtggccgtcACGCTGCGCAAATACTCGCTGAACGTCGAGCGAAGCCTGTACTTCGCGGAGGAAGCGTGCAAGCGCGATTTTGAGGTGCTGTCGCAGGTCCGCCACCCGACCGTGGCCACCCTGATGGCGGTTTCGTACGATGCGGCCCTCAACCAGGCGACCCTGCTGCTGGAGCCGTTCGATTTTACGCTCTTCGATTACATCCACCGAATGGTAAGATTGGATCGATGGAAATAAGTTCTTTCGCTTCATCCCCTTTCTATCTTTCCATTGTAGAACAAGCGGCTGTCGCTGATCCATGCCATCACGGTCGTGCAGCAGATTGCGTCGGCCGTGTGCTACCTGCAGGAGTGCGGCTACGTCCACTCGAACATCTCCAGCGGGGCCGTGCTGATGCGTCGCTACCCGTACGCCGTGAAGCTGACCTCGTTCGAGCTGACGACTGAGTCGGCCACGGAGGAGGTGCGCCGAGAGATCGAGCACCGGTACGGCAGCACTTCGTCGTCCCGCAACTCGATGACGTCGTCGCAGAATGAGGAGCTGAAAAAGTTTACCACCTACTCACGCTACGTCAAGATCGACGAACAGTTTCTGCGCGACAAGTACCGGAAGCTGTCGCGCGAGATCTGCGAAACACGCACGAGACGCGGCCGCAACGGAGGGTTGCCGGGGCTGGGCGATACGGGCGATGCTGCCCGAGCCGCCAGTCGCTTCCTGCCGTACTGCAAGGAGTATCGGGAGAAGTTTTCACTCTTCTATTACGTGGCACCGGAGTTGCTGGTGCCGAAGTCGAGCTTCGTCTATCCGAACCGCAGCACGGACGTGTACGCGATCGCGCTCCTCCTGTGGGAGATCCTGAACGGATACGTGCCGTTTGTGGTATACAGTCGGGCGGAGCTCGAGAAGCTGCACACGTCGTCCGATCTGCCGCTGCCCATGTTCGAGCGGGAGCGATGCGAACGCTTCCGGCAGATCTTCGAGGGTGGCCTGGGCGATATGGGAGCGCGCAAGATGAGCGTCGGCGACATGGTCGATCTGCTGGACTGTGTGCTGCTCGAGCTGGGCATGGAGAAGAACGGCACGTACGATTGGTTGGCGGAGGATTACGAGGAGCGGGACCACTCGTCAGAGGTGCGGCTCAAGAACGAGCTGAACGATGTCCGCCAACTGTCCGCCCATGTGGTGAAGACGGCCAAGACGTACTTTCCGGTCGATGACGGCGGCGAGCCGGCCCCCGCAAAACAGTCCCCGCAGTCGGTGGAGACGCTGCCAAAGAAGCCTGCCCGAAAGATCAATCGACTGCGGGAATCGACCGGAACGGAGGTCGATCCGCGATCGGTCGCGGACAAGAAATCGCCCGCCGGGTTCAACCTTTCGAACTCGGGTATTTATcaatcgattttcgatttcaacCACAAGTTCCTGTCGCCCAAATCGGCCAAACAGGCGGTCTACGATCGAACCAGCACGGTGAAGAAGCACAAGAAACCACCGCGGACCAACAAAAAGTCTGCGAAGGAACTGTTCGAGGAACCCGATCCGCTGAACAAGAGCTTCACAGAGGCCACCGGTGCGCCGGCTGACGATTGTCGTTCGTTGGAGATCCGGGAGCTCGACCACAGCGTACGCAAGCAGCCGAGCGTACTCAAGGACACACCGCCGGCAAGCGACTCGGACGATGTCGGCCGGACGCCACTCGCGCACGGTGCTCCTTCGAAGTCGTGTGACAGTTCGCCGGGAGCGCGGCGTCGTAGCGTGACGCCCCGGTTGCTGAACAACTCGTTCCGCTTCACGATCGGTGACTTCACGCTCCCGGACACACCGATCGCCCGGAAGAACCGCATCCGCAAGCACGCCTGGCTGTCGGATCAGAAGCTGAAGATGACCGTAGACGAGTCGCTGCCGGTCACGCCCGAGGAGGAGTGTCGCAGCAAGTCGTTCTTCAATGCGGGACTGGCGGGCCGCAGTAGTAGCTCCTTCCTAACGTCCACCAACCTAAACTGCTCGACCTCGCTGCAGGACATCAAACCAAAGCGGATCAACATCAGTGTAAACATTATCAAGTCTCCCGAGCAGCGGGAGTCCCCGAACGGTGGTCTGTTTGAGAGCACCCTCTGGCGGAAGGAGAAAATCATTTGCGAACGAAGCCAGCTACCGGTGCCGGCTGCCAACGGCCAGCCAGAAAAGGGACCCGGTGAGGACCAATCGGAAGAGCAACGGACGGAGGAGCCGAAAACGGAGGAACTCACGCCGGATGACTCCTTGAGCATCGTAACGGCGCACCTGACCTCGGTGCGGGATGCGATCAAAAAGATTGAGACCACGTTCGAAAAGCACGGCTTCGATTACAGCCCCGTGCGGAAGGTGGACTCCGTGGGCCGGACGGAACGGGGCGGTTCCCGCACATCCGCGGGAACCTCTGCGCTGGATGAGTCACTAGTTGTGGAAGAAAATTTGCTCGTACCGACGAAggtgctggagctggaaaagACACTCGAAGCGGAACTGGCGGCGCAGGACGAGATGCAGGAcggatcgccaccaccaccaccgattcCAGTGTCGTCACCGCCTTCGCTACGATCGCAAGAGGATCAGCCGGAAAACGGTGGCTCCTTGGGTGTGGCAGAATGTGTGGATAACCAAACAGACCGGGAAGCCGAGGGTCCACCAGAGCCGATCGCAGCAGAaccgccacagccaccggtAGAACCGAGAGACAGACCAACGGGTGGCAGAGTAGGGCCCACCAGCATTCCGATCACTTTCGCGCCCAACTCTCAGCTGTACATGCGTCGGAAGGCACTCAACACGGCCACGACCAACAGTGTGGCCACcatacaccaccaccagcaaacgCTCTACCGGGAAAGTATCATATCGAGCACGGAGCACAGTGTGCCGGCGCCGTCCACCGCtgaaccgtttccggtcggtgctgctgcgacgggTGTTACACCCGGAAGCGCCCGCAAGAAGAAGCTCACGACCCGGGTCACGGTGAATATGAGAAAGATTTCGCGCCGAGCATCGGACATCAGCCCGGGATCGTCGCGTCCGAACTCGGCCAATCTGGACGACCTGGATCTGCCGTCGTCCGGGGCCATCACACCGACCGGTTCGCTGAAAAGCTGCGCCGCGAACTTGCGCCACTCCTGTGGCAACGAGCTGCTGCGTGCGTTTTCGAAGCTTCGCCTGATGCCGCCGGAAGCGGGTGAAACCGGTGTCTCGAAATCACatggcccggccggcccgacgAATACGACAGCCGACTCTAGCCGCTCCGTGACGCCGGTCGGAGGAGTGATCGGCCAACAACCGCCAGCCGGTCGTGCAACGGAACGCTTCGTCTGCTGCCAGTGCGGCAATTCGATGATGCCGGTAGAAGGATTCAATGGTACGCCCCGGCCCGTTGGAAGTCGATGCGCGTTCGATTGATCGATAATGATCCATTCTGTTCTCGCTCTTGCAGTTCCCACCGGAAGCCGTATCGGGATGGCGGCCGCTTTTGGTGAGATGAGCTTCCCGCGGGAAAGCTTTGCGTCCATGTTCGAGCCGCCGATGACGCCGACATCGGCCACCGCTTTGGCCAGCCGCATCCACGCGATGACTCCATTTCAGGTACTTGACCGAACTGTTGAACGACTGAGGGTATCTTAGGACTATTTTTGGATTATTTTTGCTCCAAGAAACGTAAATTAATACCAAAACCACTGCTTAAAGTGCGTTAACTGACAACGCGATCAGCGAAGGCGCCGCGAGTGAACGTAAATGAACGATCAAGCGAAACACGATCGTTGGTGAAAGGAGTACGCAGCGCAATGGTTCATTCGCGCCACTGGTTATGCTGACGATCGCCACATTGCCGCGCCCAACGTGCTACAGTTTCGAAGCGCCCCACCTAATAACCGTGGGGTGACTGGTGGGTCCGAAAGTAGGTCAATAAATTGGTTTTTAAAGTCATGCACCACCGACAACTATCAACCAGGGGGTGTAGCTCAGATGGTAGAGCGCTCGCTTAGCATGTGAGAGGTACCGGGATCGATACCCGGCATCtccaaaaacatatttttgaaaatcaacaaacactcCGATAAGAGTAGCAAGGATTAAGAATAATGATTGGTTGTTAATCGGCCCCATACTAAAAAtaatcgaaccgaacccgaagaGAGCAAAGTGATCGATGTTTGATTGGTTgtctaattaattttttttgcgattttttctAGAAATCAACCGAGGATCTCTACATTGACGACGACTTCTGTCAGGGGCTGAATCAGATGGGTGCCAACATGGAGCTGGTGGAGCCGCTGGACGAGGAGCAGTATCTCGACACCTTTGGCTACGACATCTACTCGACCGAAATCTATCACGCCGAAGAGaaggaagaggaggaggaagaggaagccCACGGTGGCGATCTAGAACCTCGCGATCACCGCTTACCAGCCACACCACTGACCAGCGTCGAGCGTGCGCACGATGAGGCAATGTTTCTGGAAAAATGTACGCAACTCAACTCGGAAAGCCTTAAGGCGGAATTCGCCACGGTGTTGTCCCCGACGGACTGTGCGCCTCCACCGCTTCCGTCCTGCGCCCTGACTTCAAGCGGCAACCGCGAACAGCACACTTCAtagatcgatcgcgatcgcggacTCAAACGAAGAAGTTCCACTCGATGAATCTTTGTACATAACATCACCCAAAGGGGACGTTCCGGGGCAAACACTCGGAAAACACAGGAAGAATCCTTAACGGTGGCACCCAACACCCCAAGTATTACGCCACTGAAATTGTCGACACAACCGGAGGGCGTAGTTTTACAGGCCCAAGATTCGTATTTTATACtcgtgttccattttttgaaCCTACTTTACTTGACTCGATGCTCGAGCGCGCATCCGTATTCGTAACACCGTAACCGTTTATTTATCGCATCGGCTCCTGAGGCCACCAACTGCTTGCGGGCTCCATTCCAATACCAAACGTACGTTATAACTGTTACTGTAGTTctacgaaaccgaaacacgccGGGCGGGGTTCCATTATTGCCGGCCAGCCGGatccggtgcaccggtttCCCGGGCCGAGCGCGAACCCCGCGTGTGGCACTAAACtatgaatgaaataaattattttgtttccaaCATCTCGTAAATCCGGCGTCCACTGTGTTCGCTGTCGTCAGCTCGGTCAACGCGCTGACGCAATTGCTTCGGTTGTTGATCATCTGGGCCTATTTACTCCCTCCGAAGCTGGGCGAGTCGAGATCGTTGGCTTCCCGGCGAATGGGGCCATCGTATACGAACACGGGCGCCCGATCCGGGTAGCGTTCGATGATCAGGTGAAAAT
It includes:
- the LOC128269817 gene encoding uncharacterized protein LOC128269817; translation: MRTLHRDKRHRRRESAPPTVGQNQDVAYLEALAKFNEWRAQQRNSDIDAAALLNVANGGSECPPVPRPSLAYRPIKEEGSGDDSDCECDFSSDIELAADERMPLSRTVSNCTRLEVPKSPRYARHHRASTAVAAPSATPPFDAIAPKKPQRSVEFYRNITRIPVDGQDHWNNTPVEKNHSSVDVRFSLPISGAAADRSKLKGKRPKGASTCFPKPNNTIHENEVAEFEAHLNGTAIGADSFGQPSPPRRFYKDNSSPYDNVTPKKQSNLKPRAGGRLFKDKPAPQPPSVGRAQSMKQSTGAGADRPAPSSCPQAKHPAAARPYSGSDSPLTGSYRNYELNSSSLYDENVISSRAYRGSMKDPSVPTPPKHHRKSLSYQTVVNKHGDLVDYALPFSDNADTTGETAPQEISRARPGQETLAEIRQCEQLINDNFHFLQSSAELPDDSTSIILEPISVLKGRSGRIITDLDRSAGASTLKEADEQDAPVRSPVLAPQLCSLREEPEADILFELDSLQKWSKSIQQSDELLQTRYSDRNLLECFRRRAGSNLVTCFPNEVRYRVGSLRAATAGPLEFSCGLFRGVAVTLRKYSLNVERSLYFAEEACKRDFEVLSQVRHPTVATLMAVSYDAALNQATLLLEPFDFTLFDYIHRMNKRLSLIHAITVVQQIASAVCYLQECGYVHSNISSGAVLMRRYPYAVKLTSFELTTESATEEVRREIEHRYGSTSSSRNSMTSSQNEELKKFTTYSRYVKIDEQFLRDKYRKLSREICETRTRRGRNGGLPGLGDTGDAARAASRFLPYCKEYREKFSLFYYVAPELLVPKSSFVYPNRSTDVYAIALLLWEILNGYVPFVVYSRAELEKLHTSSDLPLPMFERERCERFRQIFEGGLGDMGARKMSVGDMVDLLDCVLLELGMEKNGTYDWLAEDYEERDHSSEVRLKNELNDVRQLSAHVVKTAKTYFPVDDGGEPAPAKQSPQSVETLPKKPARKINRLRESTGTEVDPRSVADKKSPAGFNLSNSGIYQSIFDFNHKFLSPKSAKQAVYDRTSTVKKHKKPPRTNKKSAKELFEEPDPLNKSFTEATGAPADDCRSLEIRELDHSVRKQPSVLKDTPPASDSDDVGRTPLAHGAPSKSCDSSPGARRRSVTPRLLNNSFRFTIGDFTLPDTPIARKNRIRKHAWLSDQKLKMTVDESLPVTPEEECRSKSFFNAGLAGRSSSSFLTSTNLNCSTSLQDIKPKRINISVNIIKSPEQRESPNGGLFESTLWRKEKIICERSQLPVPAANGQPEKGPGEDQSEEQRTEEPKTEELTPDDSLSIVTAHLTSVRDAIKKIETTFEKHGFDYSPVRKVDSVGRTERGGSRTSAGTSALDESLVVEENLLVPTKVLELEKTLEAELAAQDEMQDGSPPPPPIPVSSPPSLRSQEDQPENGGSLGVAECVDNQTDREAEGPPEPIAAEPPQPPVEPRDRPTGGRVGPTSIPITFAPNSQLYMRRKALNTATTNSVATIHHHQQTLYRESIISSTEHSVPAPSTAEPFPVGAAATGVTPGSARKKKLTTRVTVNMRKISRRASDISPGSSRPNSANLDDLDLPSSGAITPTGSLKSCAANLRHSCGNELLRAFSKLRLMPPEAGETGVSKSHGPAGPTNTTADSSRSVTPVGGVIGQQPPAGRATERFVCCQCGNSMMPVEGFNVPTGSRIGMAAAFGEMSFPRESFASMFEPPMTPTSATALASRIHAMTPFQKSTEDLYIDDDFCQGLNQMGANMELVEPLDEEQYLDTFGYDIYSTEIYHAEEKEEEEEEEAHGGDLEPRDHRLPATPLTSVERAHDEAMFLEKCTQLNSESLKAEFATVLSPTDCAPPPLPSCALTSSGNREQHTS